The genome window GTACAAGCCGGTCCGTTTCCACCAGGCGTTCATCCCCGACCGGGACGGCTGGGGCCGCTCCCGTACCGAGCAGATCCGGGTCGGGGTGATGGATTTCTACCAGGTGGCCGGTGAGGAGGTGCACGAGGTCGCGGTCGGGCCGGTACATGCCGGCATCATCGAACCGGGGCACTTCCGCTTCCAGTGTCACGGCGAGCAGGTCTTTCACCTGGAGATCTCCCTGGGCTACCAGCACCGTGGGATCGAGCAGATGCTCATCGGCGGCCCCCACCCCCGCTCGCTGTTCCAGATGGAAACCATTGCCGGCGACACCACCATCGGCCATGGGCAGGCCTACTGCATGGTCATGGAGGCGTTGGCGGGTGTTCGCCCTACTGCCGCCGCCCAGGCACTTCGCGGCATCGCCCTGGAACTGGAACGGCTGGCCAACCATACCGGCGACCTGGGAGCAATCGCGGGCGACGTCGGCTACCTGCCGACAGCCTCTTTCTGCGGGCGTATCAGGGGTGATTTTCTCAACATGAGCGCAGTGCTCTGCGGCAGCCGTTTCGGCCGAGGTCTTCTCTGCCCCGGCGGGACGATCTTCGACCTGGACAAGGAGCTGCGAAACGGTCTGCTGAAAAGCCTGGACACCGCCCGCAGCGAGCTGACCACGGCGATCGACCTGCTCTGGAGCACGCCGTCGGTGATGGGGCGGCTGGAGGGGACCGGTGCCGTGCCGCAGGAGTTTGCGGCGGAACTGGGGCTGGTGGGACCGGCGGCCAGGGCATCCGGCTTAAAGCGCGATGTGCGGCAGGATTTCCCCTTCGGCATCTTCCGGATGGTGCATATCCCGGTCGTGACCGGCTACCACGGCGATGTCTGCGCCAGAACGGTGATCCGCTGGCAGGAGGCACAGAAATCGCTGGATTTCGTCACCGAGCAGCTGCGGCAATTCCCGGCCGGCGGCCACCGCGTGGCTGTCCCGGCCATCGGCGCCAACCGGTGCGCCGTGGCTCTGACCGAGGGCTGGCGTGGCGAGATCTGCCATGTGGCCCTGACCGACGCCAACAGCCGTTTCCGGCGCTACAAGATTACCGATCCGTCGTTCCACAACTGGCAGGGGTTGGCCATGGCGCTGCGCGGCCAGCAGATATCGGACTTCCCGCTCTGCAACAAGAGCTTCAACCTCTCGTACTGCGGGTTCGACCTGTAGGAGACCTATCATACATGGCACGAAAACTGGGGAGTACCACAGGGGATAAGAAGGACGATACAGCCAAGGCATGGGTACGCCACGACGATAAATCGCACTATGTCATCCAGTCGGTGGTCAATGCCTTTGACCTGCTCGAACTGGCGGCCCATGCCCCGCACGGTCTGCCGATCGATACCATCCGGAGGAAACTCGGCCTGAGCAAGGACATGACCGTCCGCCTGGCAGCGACGCTGGAGCGCCGGGGCTACCTGGAAAAGGACAGGCTGACCGAGCACTTCAATCTCTCCCTGCGCACCATGGAACTGAGCCAGACGTTCATCCGCCAGGCTGCCCTGTTCCATCAGGCCCGCCCCCTCATCGCGGAACTGTGGCAGGCCTGCGAAGAGACGGTCTATATCGCCATGCTGCGCGACAACCAATGCGCCTACCTGGATCAGCTGGAAACCAGGCTCCCGGTGCGGGTCGTCTCCCGCTTCGCCTCGCTGCTCCCGGCCTACTGCTCGGCCGGCGGCAAGGCACAGCTTGCCTATCTTCCCCCGGACAAGCTCCGCGAATACCTGGACGGGCTGGAATTCGTCAGCTACACGCCGGCGACAATCGTCGATCGGAGACGACTCGAAGAGCACCTGGCCCGGATTGCCGCCCAAGGGATCGCCATCAACCATGAAGAGCTGGAAACGGGGGTGTGCGGAGTTGCGGCACCGATACGGAACCACACGGGGAAGGTGATCGCGGCGGTAGTGGTCTCGCTGCCCGCCTTCAGGATGGGAGAGGAACGCCTGAACGGCTCGTTGATCCCTCTGGTCAGGGAGACGGCAGCCCGGATCTCCGCGAAACTCGGCCATTCAAGCGACAAGGAAGAGGAAGGATAGGGATATGATTCACGCACTCATCGCCCGGATCAAGCAGGGGCACAGGACGATGCCGTACCCGAAGGCGCCGCTCAAGATGTCGGACCGGCTTCGCGGTTATCCCGACCTGAAACCGGGAGCCCTGACCGCCGGGAGCGACGCATGCCCGTTCGGTGCGCTCTCCGACACGGACGGCGGCTGCCTGGACCTGGGGAAATGCCTGTTCTGCGCCGAGTGCCTTGCCGGCCCCGTCTCGTTCACCACTGACTACCGGCTCGCCGTGACAAAACGGGACGACCTCCTGGTACGGCCCGGAGCGGAGCGCCACTTCGCCGCCCCCCTCCCCCCTGACCTGCGCAAGCTGTTCGGCCGCTCCCTCAAGTTCCGCGAAGTCAGCGCGGGCGGCTGCAACGCCTGCGAAGCCGACACCAACGTACTCTCGACCATCGGCTGGGACCTGGGCCGTTTCGGCATCCAGTTCGTCGCCTCCCCCCGCCATGCCGACGGGCTCTGGGTGACCGGCCCGGTGACCGAAAACATGCGGCTGGCCCTGCTGCAGACCTATGAAGCCATTCCTGCGCCGAAGATCGTTGTCGCCTGCGGCGCCTGCGCCATCAACGGCGGACCGTTCCAGGACGCCGAGGCCGTCCACAACGGCATCGACGGCCTGTTGCCCGTCGACCTCTACATCCCCGGCTGCCCCCCGCACCCCGCAACGATCCTGGACGGGCTGCTGCGGATACTCGATAAAGTTCGCTAGCTTAACCAAGGCTTGAAAATTTCCCTTGCAATCCACTCAAGTTTTCTATATACAATCTATTACATTGATAGTCTTTATAGATATTACACGTTTTCTGTAACTGACCGCTTCGCACATGTCATCACCTTCTTCTTAAGTGAGGGAACACAGCAGCGGCATATTTTTTCACAATATATCCTACTTAATCGATAGATTTATAATTTATATTATTTGATCATCATCGATGTCTGCGGGCTGGGATCGCCTGATGCGGTGGTCACCCAACCATCATGGCGGCAGATGAAACAACGATTACAGACCGCCGCTGCTGACAGGCGCTATGACGTATTGCCCAGAAACGCCGGCCGATCAACACCTTTCGCGGAGGGATGATAGATGTCCAGGAACACCAAGAAGATCGATTTGGCCAATCTGAAATCAGGCGGATTCATCAAGGAAAAAGGCAAAGACCTCTTCACCGTGCGACTGCGGGTGCCAGGGGGAAGACTCGCGGTCAACCGGCTGAAACAGATCGCCGCTGTTGCGGATAAATACGGTGGTGAATTCGTTCATCTCTCGGTTCGGCAATCGATCGAGCTCATCAACATAGATTGCAGGCATTTCGACGCAATTGTCGAGGAATTGGAAGAGGCAGGCCAACAGGTCGCCACTTGTGGAGCACGACTGCGGGTCCCAACGGCCTGTGGCGGATGCGAGTACAACCCCAACGGTCTGATCGACACGCAGAAATCCGCCATGGAGGTTGATCAGCACCTGTTCGGCACCCCCACCGGCCACCACAAGTTCAAGGTTGGGTTTGCGGGCTGCCCTTTCGACTGCCCAAAGTCCGCCATTAATGATGTGGGATTCCAGGGAGCAGTCGAGCCGGAACTGCAGCCCGATGCATGCATCGGGTGCGGCCTCTGCGCCAAAACATGCTCGGACAAGGCCATCACCATGTCAGGAGACAAAAGACCTGTCAGAGACTGCTCTGCCTGCACCCATTGCGGCGACTGCATCAAGGTCTGCCCGACCGATGCGTGGAAAGCTCGCCGTAGGGGCTACATGGTGCGCATCGGCGGCAAATGGGGTCGCCACCCACTGGTGGGCACCCTGTACGCATCCTTCCTGCCGGCAGAGGAAGTGGTAGCTTTCATCAGCGAAGTCCTATCCTGGTATTGCGAGAACGCTGAAGGTCTCGGCAGGATACGGCTCGGTGACGTTCTTCTCAGGAAAGGGCCGGATTCGTTGCTTGCCAGACTGCGGATAAAATTCCCCGACCATGTGGTAACCGAGACCATTCCGCCACAGATTGTCGATACCCAGGTAGGGTCAGGAAGGAAGAACCTATGAATACAATCGACCTAAGAGGAGTCTGCTGCCCGACCAACTTCGTCAAAGCCAAACTGGCCCTGGAACAGATTGCGCCAGGTGAAGAGATCATACTCCTGCTCGAAGACGGCGAGGCGCTCAAAAACATCCCCCGCAGCCTCAAGGCAGAAGGCCACCGTCTGCTCGGACTGCGCGAATCTGAAGGACACTACGAGCTCTCGATCCTGAAAGGGACTGACGAGGAGGGCTGAATCATGCCAGAAAAACTACGCAGCGACATCCCGCAGCTCCCGCGTAATGCATCGTCAGAGGATATCCTTCTGGCCGGGATTGCAGCGGCCGCCGGACCGGTCAGCCTTGCCTGTTCGTTTTCGGTTGAAGATATCGTGATCATCGACATGCTCCACGTCCTCGATCTGCCGATTGCCCTATTTGCTCTGGACACGGGAAGACTTCCCGAAGAGACCTATGAGGTTGCCGCTGCAATCACCGAGCGCTACCGGCTGGACATTGCGTGGCATTTTCCGGACCGTGAGGCCGTTGAAGCGCTTCTGAGCCGGGAGGGACCGCTATCCTTTCGGGAGTCCTTGGAAAAACGCCACCAGTGCTGCCAAATCCGCAAGATAGAGCCCCTGGGAAGAGCTCTTACCGGTCTTGCGGGCTGGATCACCGGATTGCGCCGCGACCAGGGGGTGACCAGGGAGAGCATCTCACCCATTGAGATTGACACGGCTCATGGCGGCATTCTGAAGATCAATCCGCTTCTTGAGTGGAACAGCGACCGGGTGTGGACGTATGCAGATGCCCATCGTCTGCCCGTAAACCGGTTGCACCGACAAGGTTACCCGTCCATCGGCTGCGCCCCCTGTACCCGTCCTGTGGCACCAGGCGAGCACCCGCGCTCCGGTCGCTGGTGGTGGGAAAATCCCGAGCACAGAGAATGCGGCTTGCATCGACGATAACAAAGCATTACTGCGCCCTATAACAGCCAACGAGGAGATCATCCATGTACAACCATCTGAAGGAACTGGAAAACCGTTCCATCTACATCTTCCGCGAGGCATATCGTAAATTCGATAACCTGGCCATGCTCTACTCGATCGGCAAGGATTCCACGGTCATGATCCATCTGGCACGTAAGGCCTTTTTCGGGCAGCTCCCTTTCCCTCTGATCCACATCGACACGACCTACAAGTACCCGGAAATGATCGAATTCCGGGATCGGATGGTACGGGAATGGGGAGCTCGACTGATTGTCGGCAGAAACGAGGAGGCCATTGCCAGCGGCATGGGACCGGCCCAGGGTAGGCTGGTCTGCTGCAAAAAGCTCAAGACAGACGGGCTCACCCGGGTAATCGAAGAGCACGACTTTCACGGCCTCTTCCTCGGTATCCGCCGCGACGAGGAAGGGAGCCGCGCCAAAGAGCGCGTTTTTTCGCCACGGGACAAGAACTCGGAGTGGACCTACAAGGACCAACCTCCCGAACTCTGGGACCAGTTCAACACCAGTTTTGCTCCCGGCACCCATATCCGTGTCCACCCGATCCTGCACTGGACCGAACTGAATATCTGGGAATATATCCAGCAGGAAGCAATAGAGATCTGCCCCCTCTATTTCGCCAGGGACGGCAAGCGGTTCCGCTCTCTGGGGTGCATGCCGTGCACCACTCCGATCGATTCAAAGGCGGTCTCGGTCGCCGAAATCATCGACGAACTCAGGGCTACCAAAACACCTGAGCGTGCAGGCAGGGCCCAGGACCAGGAAAATGCCTATGCAATGCAGAAGCTGCGCGCCCAGGGCTACATGTGACACCGTATGGCAACTGTTGACAGCAGGAGGCGTGCAAGACCAGCGCTGACCGGGCTTCGAAGTCACTTTCGAGATAAAGGACAAGCATGTCGGGAAACGGTTCAAACAGGCGGGTAGTGGTGGCCATGAGCGGCGGGGTCGATTCGTCGGTGGCAGCGGCGCTCCTCGTATCCCAGGGATTCGATGTCATCGGCATCACCATGCAGTTGTGGGACAAAGGGGACAACGGAGCTGCCCTGCCGGGCTCGTACCGGCCCTGCTGCACCCTTGAGGACGTCATGGATGCGGCGCGGGTAGCAGACCGGCTGGGAATCGCATTTCACGTCCTCAACCTGGAAAAGGAATTCCGTACCTTGGTGGTGGAGCCGTTCATCGATGCATACCTGAATGGCCGCACACCGAATCCGTGCATCAGCTGCAACGAACAGATGAAATTCAGGATTCTGCTGGAGAAAGCCCGGCTATTGGGTGCCGATTATCTGGCCGCAGGCCACTATGTGCGGCAGCAGCGCGACCGACTGGCGGGCTTTCACATCATGAGAGCCGCAGATCGCTCCAAAGATCAGTCCTACGTGCTGTTCTCGCTGACACAGAGTCAATTGCAGCATACTCTCTTCCCTCTCGGGGAGATGACCAAGGAACAGGTGCGGAGGATAGCCCATGAGAAGAATCTCCCGGTCTCCGCCAAAAAGGAGAGCCAGGATATCTGTTTCGTGGCGAACCGTGACCATGCCGCATTCATCAGGCGTGAACGGGGTTTAGGAAAGGCAGGCCCCATCGTTGATGGCAGCGGCAAGATCCTGGGACATCACGACGGGTATTACCGCTTTACCGTAGGCCAGCGCAAAGGGCTTGGCATCCCGCAGGCACAACCGCTCTACGTGACGGCCATCGACCCGGTATCCGCTACAGTCACGGTTGGAACGGAAGACAAGCTCTTCATCTCTGCACTGTCGGCTACCTCGGTCAACTGGATCGTTTCCCCGCCAGAGAAGAGTTTTGCGGCTACCTGCATGACCCGGTACCGATTCTCACCAGTCGACTGCCGGATACGCATCGTTGCCCCTGACCGTGCCATCGTCAGCCTTCCAGCCCCGGTCAAGGCCGTCGCCCCCGGACAGGCAGTTGTCTTTTACCACGATGCCACCATGCTGGGAGGAGGTTGGATAGAACGGACCAGTAGTAATACAGACGAGGAGAAGAAACATGCAGAGCTCTGAAACACTGAAAATCGTCATCGTCGGCCATGTGGATCACGGCAAGTCAACCCTCATCGGCAGGCTCTTCTACGACAGCGGTTGCATCCCTGAAAGTCGTTACCGGGAGATCGAGGCGACCTGCCGGGCACAGGGGCGGGAATTCGAATTCGCCTATCTGATGGATGCACTGGAAGAAGAGCGCGAGCAGAATATCACTATCGACACGGCATCCACCTATTTTGCCACTGCCAGCCGTTCCTACGAGATCATTGATGCACCGGGACACAAGCAATTCCTGAAAAACATGATCACCGGAGCGGCCAGCGCCGATGCCGCCATCCTTCTGGTGGACGGCGGTGAAGGGGTACGTGAGCAGACCCGACGTCACGCCTATGTCCTCTCTCTTCTCGGTATCAAGCAAGTGGTCGTGGCAGTGAATAAACTCGACCGGATCGGGTATGACCAGCGGACCTTCCGCTCAGTGGAAAGCGATATCTGCTCCTTTCTCCACAATGTTGGACTGGTACCGACCGGTGTCATCCCCATCTCTGCCCGTGATGGTGAAAATATCGCCCAGCGGCAGGGTCACACCCGCTGGTATGAGGGTCCTACCATCCTGGAGGCGTTGGATGCATTCGTCAGGATTCGTGACGACGGAAACCTCCCCCTTAGGCTGCCGGTCCAGGATGTCTACAAGTGGGACGATCGACGTCTCTATGTAGGCCGCGTCGAGAGTGGCAGGATCAGGACCGGCGACAGCATCGTATTCCTCCCTTCTGGTGCAGTTTCACGGGTCAGGAGCGTGGAGCAATGGCTGGCACCTGAACTCGGCCAGGGCTTGGCAGGCGATTGCGTCGGCTTCACTACCGAGGATGAACTGTTCATAGAACGTGGCGAGTTGCTCTGCCACAGCCAGACCCCTGCAGGAGTCGGGAATGAGCTCAGGGCGAGCGTCTTTTGGCTTGCGCCAGAACATCTCAAGACCGGTGCCACGGTTAATTTGAAGCTGGCAACTGCCGAGGTGACTGCGACAGTGGCAGCCATCGAGGAACGGCTCGATTCGTCGACTCTGGAACTTCGTGAGCGTCATGCAACGGAACTTCTCCCCACCGAAGTAGGGACGGTGCTGTTCGCCCTCAAGTCGCCACTGGCTGCCGATCTCTACAGCGACAATGCGGCACTCGGCCGCTTTGTCATAGAGACTAACCTGCAGATAGGTGGCGGTGGCATTGTCCGTGCCATCGATGCCGAAAGGATGGCCGGTGTTCGTACCATAAACATAGACGAGCGACTCTTTCAAGACGATGAAGGGAGCTGGGTCGACCTGACCCAGGAGCCGGATAAGCCCATTTTCTCCATCGGCAGCTATCTCCTCGACTTCCTGACCACTGGAAACAAGGTTCTCTTCAAGCTGCGCAGCCCTCATCAGGTCGAACCTCTGGCACTGATCGCCTACGAGCACAACCTGTATCTGGAATTCAGCCGCCACCGAAGTGGTGCGGCACTGTTTCTCTCACGTATGTCACCGGCAAAGATAGCCGACCCCGAGTTCACCGTATCGCCATGAGTACTCGCGTCACCATGCAACGAGCCGGCGGAAGCGAGCGACTGACCCAATCGGACGGAAGCATTCAGGTAGCGTCGTCTTCAGAACCAGTACTCTCAACTTCCGGAGAAAGGGAGAAATCACACATGTACAAAAAAAGGGAGCAGTATCGCACACCTATCATCAGCGAATCAACAGCCGGCTTGGCCAGGGATTATCCCTTCTCCGAAATATGCTGCAGTGTCGATCTGCGCTTCGTAGGCTCTTATTTTACCTTTTTAGACTACATAGTTGATGGGACAATAAGATTATTCCGGACAGGGAAACGATGAATCTCTACAGACATATTGCCGTCACACTGTTCGCCGCCCTGCTGCCCGTTCACGGACTTGCCAGCGCCGAAACAACCCTGCTGAACGTTTCGTACGACCCCACCGGGAAGCTTTACCAGGACTTCAACAGGGCCTTCAGTGCCTACTGGCTGAAAAGGACCGGTACAAAAGTGACTATCCGCCAGTCACACGGTGGCTCGGGCAAGCAGGCCAGGGCGGTAATCGACGGCCTGGAGGCGAGCGTCGTGACCCTGGCCCTGGCCAATGATATCGACGAGATCCATTCCAGGGCTAAACTGATCCCCAAAAACTGGCAGCAGCGGCTTCCCCGCAACAGTTCACCCTACACCTCGACCATCGTGTTCCTGGTCCGCAAGGGGAACCCGAAACGGATCAGGAACTGGAACGATCTGGTACGCCCAGGGATCTCCGTCATCACCCCGAATCCCAAGACCTCCGGAGGTGCGCGCTGGAACTACCTGGCTGCCTGGGCCTACGGCTTAACCCTGAAAAACGGCGATCCGAGGACGGCACAGGATTTTGTCACCAGGCTATACCGCAACGTTCCGATCCTCGACGCCGGGGCACGCGGGGCAACAACTACATTTGTCCAGCGCGGTATCGGGGATGTGCTGCTGGCGTGGGAGAACGAGGCGTTTCTGGCTGCACGGGAACATGGGAAGGATCGCTTTGAAATCGTCGTCCCCTCGATCAGCATTCTGGCTGAACCGCCGGTGGCGCTGGTCGATGCAGTGGTAGACAGACAGGGAACGCGTGCAGTTGCTGAGGCATATCTCCAGTACCTCTATTCACCCGAAGGGCAGGATATCGTGGCAAGGCACTACTATCGACCAACCGATCCATCTGTGGCAAGGAAATACTCCGGGGCCTTCGCGCAGGTGAAACTGGTGACAGTCAACGGAATTTTCGGCAGCTGGCAAAACGCCCAGAAGACCCATTTTGCCGACAATGGCCTGTTTGACCGGATCTATTCAGCCGGGAAATAGAACGGTCCCGAGGAGAAACATCATGACAAAACGTGCCACCCATCGTAACAGCATCCTACCGGGGTTCAGACCTGCGCTCGGCTATACAATCTTCTACCTCTGCCTGATCGTTCTGATCCCTCTCTCATCTCTTCTGTGCAAAACCGCCACCCTATCCTGGCCGGACTTTGTCGGTACGATTACTTCGCCGCGCGCGATGGCATCCTATCGGGTCACCTTCGGCTCCGCCCTTCTGGCAGCAACGGTAAATGCCGTCTGCGGCACTCTGGTGGCCTGGGTTCTCACCCGCTACCGGTTTCCGGGCAGACGACTGGCAGACGCTCTTATCGACCTGCCATTCGCACTCCCCACAGCAGTGGCTGGCATAACCCTGGCGACCATCTTCGCGGCAAACGGCTGGATCGGCAGGCTGCTGGCACCCATGGGGATAGAAGTGGCCTTCACCCCGCTGGGCATTCTGGTCGCAATGATCTTCATCGGCCTCCCCTTTGTGGTTCGTACGGTACAGCCAGTTCTGGAAGGGCTGGAGCAGGAGATTGAAGAAGCAGCGGCATGCCTGGGGGCAAATCGCTGGCAGATCTTCTCGCGCGTGATTTTCCCCGGAATGCTGCCGGCAATCATCACCGGATTTGCCCTTGCATTTGCCAGGGCAGTCGGAGAATACGGTTCGGTGATTTTCATCGCCGGCAACATGCCCATGGTTTCGGAGGTGACCCCGCTTCTGATCGTCACCAAACTTGAACAGTACGACTATGCCGGTGCGACAGCCTTAGCCACGGTCATGCTGA of Geobacter sp. contains these proteins:
- a CDS encoding hydrogenase, producing MSDLLTFYNGSALPIGDIPAPGPDQFLQTLGDHLDRGWRVISYFGVPEGDKTALFCLLAARSEGQLGMMQTIATHDHFPSLSRHYPQLQLFEREIAEQCGLVMDDHPWYKPVRFHQAFIPDRDGWGRSRTEQIRVGVMDFYQVAGEEVHEVAVGPVHAGIIEPGHFRFQCHGEQVFHLEISLGYQHRGIEQMLIGGPHPRSLFQMETIAGDTTIGHGQAYCMVMEALAGVRPTAAAQALRGIALELERLANHTGDLGAIAGDVGYLPTASFCGRIRGDFLNMSAVLCGSRFGRGLLCPGGTIFDLDKELRNGLLKSLDTARSELTTAIDLLWSTPSVMGRLEGTGAVPQEFAAELGLVGPAARASGLKRDVRQDFPFGIFRMVHIPVVTGYHGDVCARTVIRWQEAQKSLDFVTEQLRQFPAGGHRVAVPAIGANRCAVALTEGWRGEICHVALTDANSRFRRYKITDPSFHNWQGLAMALRGQQISDFPLCNKSFNLSYCGFDL
- a CDS encoding phosphoadenylyl-sulfate reductase, with protein sequence MPEKLRSDIPQLPRNASSEDILLAGIAAAAGPVSLACSFSVEDIVIIDMLHVLDLPIALFALDTGRLPEETYEVAAAITERYRLDIAWHFPDREAVEALLSREGPLSFRESLEKRHQCCQIRKIEPLGRALTGLAGWITGLRRDQGVTRESISPIEIDTAHGGILKINPLLEWNSDRVWTYADAHRLPVNRLHRQGYPSIGCAPCTRPVAPGEHPRSGRWWWENPEHRECGLHRR
- a CDS encoding sulfate ABC transporter substrate-binding protein is translated as MNLYRHIAVTLFAALLPVHGLASAETTLLNVSYDPTGKLYQDFNRAFSAYWLKRTGTKVTIRQSHGGSGKQARAVIDGLEASVVTLALANDIDEIHSRAKLIPKNWQQRLPRNSSPYTSTIVFLVRKGNPKRIRNWNDLVRPGISVITPNPKTSGGARWNYLAAWAYGLTLKNGDPRTAQDFVTRLYRNVPILDAGARGATTTFVQRGIGDVLLAWENEAFLAAREHGKDRFEIVVPSISILAEPPVALVDAVVDRQGTRAVAEAYLQYLYSPEGQDIVARHYYRPTDPSVARKYSGAFAQVKLVTVNGIFGSWQNAQKTHFADNGLFDRIYSAGK
- the cysT gene encoding sulfate ABC transporter permease subunit CysT, with protein sequence MACLTGSIQPGNRTVPRRNIMTKRATHRNSILPGFRPALGYTIFYLCLIVLIPLSSLLCKTATLSWPDFVGTITSPRAMASYRVTFGSALLAATVNAVCGTLVAWVLTRYRFPGRRLADALIDLPFALPTAVAGITLATIFAANGWIGRLLAPMGIEVAFTPLGILVAMIFIGLPFVVRTVQPVLEGLEQEIEEAAACLGANRWQIFSRVIFPGMLPAIITGFALAFARAVGEYGSVIFIAGNMPMVSEVTPLLIVTKLEQYDYAGATALATVMLTASFALLLIINHIQRWSRRYAT
- a CDS encoding helix-turn-helix domain-containing protein is translated as MARKLGSTTGDKKDDTAKAWVRHDDKSHYVIQSVVNAFDLLELAAHAPHGLPIDTIRRKLGLSKDMTVRLAATLERRGYLEKDRLTEHFNLSLRTMELSQTFIRQAALFHQARPLIAELWQACEETVYIAMLRDNQCAYLDQLETRLPVRVVSRFASLLPAYCSAGGKAQLAYLPPDKLREYLDGLEFVSYTPATIVDRRRLEEHLARIAAQGIAINHEELETGVCGVAAPIRNHTGKVIAAVVVSLPAFRMGEERLNGSLIPLVRETAARISAKLGHSSDKEEEG
- the mnmA gene encoding tRNA 2-thiouridine(34) synthase MnmA, with the protein product MSGNGSNRRVVVAMSGGVDSSVAAALLVSQGFDVIGITMQLWDKGDNGAALPGSYRPCCTLEDVMDAARVADRLGIAFHVLNLEKEFRTLVVEPFIDAYLNGRTPNPCISCNEQMKFRILLEKARLLGADYLAAGHYVRQQRDRLAGFHIMRAADRSKDQSYVLFSLTQSQLQHTLFPLGEMTKEQVRRIAHEKNLPVSAKKESQDICFVANRDHAAFIRRERGLGKAGPIVDGSGKILGHHDGYYRFTVGQRKGLGIPQAQPLYVTAIDPVSATVTVGTEDKLFISALSATSVNWIVSPPEKSFAATCMTRYRFSPVDCRIRIVAPDRAIVSLPAPVKAVAPGQAVVFYHDATMLGGGWIERTSSNTDEEKKHAEL
- a CDS encoding sulfurtransferase TusA family protein yields the protein MNTIDLRGVCCPTNFVKAKLALEQIAPGEEIILLLEDGEALKNIPRSLKAEGHRLLGLRESEGHYELSILKGTDEEG
- a CDS encoding 4Fe-4S dicluster domain-containing protein, coding for MSRNTKKIDLANLKSGGFIKEKGKDLFTVRLRVPGGRLAVNRLKQIAAVADKYGGEFVHLSVRQSIELINIDCRHFDAIVEELEEAGQQVATCGARLRVPTACGGCEYNPNGLIDTQKSAMEVDQHLFGTPTGHHKFKVGFAGCPFDCPKSAINDVGFQGAVEPELQPDACIGCGLCAKTCSDKAITMSGDKRPVRDCSACTHCGDCIKVCPTDAWKARRRGYMVRIGGKWGRHPLVGTLYASFLPAEEVVAFISEVLSWYCENAEGLGRIRLGDVLLRKGPDSLLARLRIKFPDHVVTETIPPQIVDTQVGSGRKNL
- a CDS encoding GTP-binding protein, which produces MQSSETLKIVIVGHVDHGKSTLIGRLFYDSGCIPESRYREIEATCRAQGREFEFAYLMDALEEEREQNITIDTASTYFATASRSYEIIDAPGHKQFLKNMITGAASADAAILLVDGGEGVREQTRRHAYVLSLLGIKQVVVAVNKLDRIGYDQRTFRSVESDICSFLHNVGLVPTGVIPISARDGENIAQRQGHTRWYEGPTILEALDAFVRIRDDGNLPLRLPVQDVYKWDDRRLYVGRVESGRIRTGDSIVFLPSGAVSRVRSVEQWLAPELGQGLAGDCVGFTTEDELFIERGELLCHSQTPAGVGNELRASVFWLAPEHLKTGATVNLKLATAEVTATVAAIEERLDSSTLELRERHATELLPTEVGTVLFALKSPLAADLYSDNAALGRFVIETNLQIGGGGIVRAIDAERMAGVRTINIDERLFQDDEGSWVDLTQEPDKPIFSIGSYLLDFLTTGNKVLFKLRSPHQVEPLALIAYEHNLYLEFSRHRSGAALFLSRMSPAKIADPEFTVSP
- the cysD gene encoding sulfate adenylyltransferase subunit CysD translates to MYNHLKELENRSIYIFREAYRKFDNLAMLYSIGKDSTVMIHLARKAFFGQLPFPLIHIDTTYKYPEMIEFRDRMVREWGARLIVGRNEEAIASGMGPAQGRLVCCKKLKTDGLTRVIEEHDFHGLFLGIRRDEEGSRAKERVFSPRDKNSEWTYKDQPPELWDQFNTSFAPGTHIRVHPILHWTELNIWEYIQQEAIEICPLYFARDGKRFRSLGCMPCTTPIDSKAVSVAEIIDELRATKTPERAGRAQDQENAYAMQKLRAQGYM
- the nuoB gene encoding NADH-quinone oxidoreductase subunit NuoB — translated: MIHALIARIKQGHRTMPYPKAPLKMSDRLRGYPDLKPGALTAGSDACPFGALSDTDGGCLDLGKCLFCAECLAGPVSFTTDYRLAVTKRDDLLVRPGAERHFAAPLPPDLRKLFGRSLKFREVSAGGCNACEADTNVLSTIGWDLGRFGIQFVASPRHADGLWVTGPVTENMRLALLQTYEAIPAPKIVVACGACAINGGPFQDAEAVHNGIDGLLPVDLYIPGCPPHPATILDGLLRILDKVR